GACCCGCTGGGTCGAGGCGTCGATCAGCGCGCGAATGTCGCGCGAGGCCTCGGCGCTGCGGGTGGCGAGCTGGCGCACCTCGCCGGCGACCACGGCGAAGCCGCGACCGTGCTCGCCGGCCCGCGCCGCCTCGACCGAGGCGTTGAGCGCCAGCAGGTTGGTCTGGAAGGCGATGCCGTCGATGACCTTGACGATCTCGCCGATCTGCTCCGACGAGCGGCTGATCTCGTCCATGGTATCCACCACCTGGCCGACCGTTTCGCCCGAGCGCTGGGCCACCTCGGCGGCTGTTTTCGACAGGCCGTTGGCCTCCCGCGAGGAGGCCGAGGTGTGCTCGACGGTGGCCGAGATCTGCTCCATCGAGGCGGAGGTCTGCTGCAGGCTGGCGGCGGCCCGCTCGGTGCGCCGCGACAGGTCCTCGCCGCCGCTGGCGATCTCGCTGGCCGCCACGCGCACCGATTCGCTGCTGTCGCGCACGTCGAGCAGCACGTCGTGGATCTTGTCGACGAAGGCGTTGAACTGGGTGGCGAGCCTGGCGCTCTCGTCGCGCCCGCGCACCGGCAGCCGCTGGGTCAGGTCGCCGTTGCCGCTGGCGATCTCGCGCATGCGCTCGGCCAGCAGGCGCAGCGGCCGCGAGACCCGGGTGCCGACCCACCACAGCGCGGCAAGGCCCAGCGCCGCCAGCAGCAGGCCGACCAGCGCCATGCCCAGGGTGTCGGCACGGCGCTGCTCGCCCATGACCTCTTGCAGCGCGACCAGTTCGGCCATCACGGCTTCTTCGGGCAGGCGGATCAGCAGCGTCCAGGGCGCGTCGCTGGCGCCAATGGTGAACGGCTGGTAGCGCTCCAGCATGCCGTCCCGCGCCAGGCTGACACTGATGCCCTCCTCTCGCGCCCGGTCGATGGCGCCGAGCACCTCGGCGTCGAAGGTCTCGCTCGCCGCCGCGCCGAGCCGCCCGGCATCGCCGGTATGGGCCACCAGGCCGCCGCGCCCGGCGATCAGCGCCATCTCGCCGGCGCCGCCATAGAGCGTCTGGTTGGCCTCGAGCAGCAGTGCCTGGATGAAGTCGAGTGCCAGGTCGACCCCCGCCACGCCGCGGAATTCGCCGTCGACGAGGACCGGCACGTTGAACGAGGTGACCAGCAGCGTCTCATCGCCGTACTCGTAGGGTGCCGGATCGATGATGCAGGGCGCCAGGGTCTCGCGCGGGCAGAGATAGTATTCGCCTTCGCGTACACCGCTGGCGAGCAAGGTCGTGCTCTCCATGGTCTCGCCCAGCGGCAGCACCTCGACCGCTCCTTCGCCGCTGCGATACCACCAGGGCATGAAGCGCCCGCTGCCGTCGTAGCCGTCGCTCTCGCCGAGGTCGGCATGCAGCGCATCGCGGCCGAAGGCGTCGGGCTCCCAGCCGATGAAGGCATCGAGCAGCGAGGGGTTCTCGACCACGGTCTGGCGCACCAGGTTGGAGAGTTCGCGCCGGCTAAGCGAGAGGGCGCGCCGCCCGCTGGCGTCCTGCTGACCCATCAGGGCGTTGGTGTCGGCCAGTTGGGTGGCCAGCGTCAGGGCATGCTCGAGTTCGCGCTGGATGCGGCCGGCCTCGGCGTCGGCCAGCACCGCCAGGCGCTCGTCGATGGCGCCCTCGAGCAGCTCGCGGGTATGGGTCTCGGCGGTCTGCTGGGTGCGCGCCGAGGAGAACAGGCCATAGAGAACCAGGGCCACGACCACGGCCAGCAGGCAGGGGCCGGCCAGCAGGATCACGAACTGGCGGATCGATCTGAGATGCATGGGCGCTCTCGCTGAGGTGGACACGGTGGCAGCGAAGACAACTTCGCACCGGTGTCCGCTTTATCGGCAAGAGCGGCCCTAGCTTGAGACGAAAGTCGCGATCAACGCATATCGCTGACGGCCTCCTGGATGTCACCCAGCGGCGCCTTGGACAGGTCCTTGTCCAGGGTGTGGATGACCAGCTTGCTGGTCGGCCCGTCGAGCTTGTCGCGCAGCACGCCGAGAAAACGCGGCGGGGCGACCAGGATCAGCTTGTCCATGCTGTTGTCGACCCGGGCCTTGTAGATGCGCTCGGCGATCTGCTTGGCGAAGATCTCCGCCTCGTGGTCCAGGGCGACGCTGTCGCCGCGGCTGGCACGCCGCGTATGGGACGTCGACTCATCGACGCTACCGGTGGTGCCGGTGACCAGATCACCCTCATGCAGGCGACCCTCGGCGTGCACCAGGCTCTCCCTCTCCTCCAGCTTGAGCGCATCGCGGGTGAACAGGCGTGCCCGCGCCGCATCGGCCACCACGATATACGTTGTCATAGCCTCTCCTTGAGTCGGGTTGAAGGAAAAAGTCCGCCATCCGGTTGCGGACGTCCTTGCTTCAACATGGCAATCAGACTCTCCAGGGTCAACCGGCTAGAGCACCTTGCCGCGCAGCAGGCTGGTGATTGCCTCGCCGATCAGCACCAGCACGACGATGGCGATCAGGATGGTAGCCACGGTGGGCCAGGCGAAGGTATCGATGGCGCCCTGCAGGATCACCCCGATGCCCCCGGCGCCGACCAGGCCCAGCACCGTCGACTCGCGGATGTTGATGTCCCAGCGCAGGATGACGATGGCGAAGAAGGCCGGCATCACCTGCGGCACGATGGCGTAGGCGATCACCTTGGCCTTGGAGGCGCCGGTGGCCTCCATCGCCTCGACCGGCCGTCGATCGATCTCCTCGATCGCCTCGCCCATCAGCTTGCCGATGAAGCCCACCGAGCGGAACATGATGGCAAGTATCCCTGCCAGCACGCCCGGGCCGAAGATCGCCACGAACAGCAGCGCCCAGATGATGGTGTTCACCGAGCGACTGGCGACCAGGATGAAGCGGCCCAGCCACAGGCAGGCGCGGTTGGGCGTGGTGTTCTGCGCGGCGATGTAGGAGACCGGCAGCGCGATGAAGATGGTCAGGGCGGTGGCCAGCGTGGCGATATGCACCGTCTCGAGCAGCGCATTGACGATCGCGGCGAGCCGCGAGGGGTCGGGCGGCCACATGCGCGCGCCGAGCCGGGAGATCTGGTTCGGGGCGTCCCACACCCAGGGCCAGAAGATGTCGATGTCGCGCACCGCCCAGTAGATCACCAGCACGGTGGCCAACAGCACGGCGTAGCGAATCAGACGCTGCTTGCGGTCGTAGCGTCGCCACACGCGGTCGGCGAGGGCATCGGCATGGTCTACCATATCTGCTTCCTCACCCAGCCGCTGATGCCCTCGCTGACCAGGATCACGGCGATGATCGTGAGCAGGATGGCGAAAGCGAAGTCATAGTCGTAGCGGCCGAAGGCGTTCATCAGGGTCCCCCCGATGCCCCCGGCACCGACGATGCCGACCACCGCCGAGGCGCGCAGATTGCTGTCGAGCTGGTACATCGAGAGTCCCACCTGGCGCGGCAGGATCTGCGGGAAGACGGCATAGACCAGGGTCGCGAGGTAGCCCGCCCCGGCGGCCTTCATCGCCTCGACCTGGCCCCAGTCGATCTCCTCGATCTCCTCGGCCAGCAGCTTGCCGACGAAGCCGATCGAATAGATCGTCAGGGTGAGGATGCCGGCCAGCGGACCGAAGCCCACCGCGGCGACGAACAGGATGGCGACGATCACCGGATGGAAGCTGCGCGACACGATGATCACCGCACGGCCGAACAGGTAGATCGGCCTGGGCGCGACGTTCTTCGCCGCCATCACGGCGAACGGGATCGACAGCGCCACGCCGAGCAGGGTGGCCAGAATGGCGATCTGGAAGCTCTCCTTGAAGCCGCTGATCAGCAGGCCGCTGCGCTCGAAGCTGGGCGGAAAGCCACCGCCGAAGATACGTGCCGCCCGCGGCAGCCCCTCGCCGATGCGCTCCCAGTTGAACGGCAGCGACCCCAGGGCCCACACCAGGTAGACGGTCGCCGCCAGCCACAGCCCGTAGCGCAGAGCGGGATTGGCGATGAAGGGCGGCTTGCGCCAGGTGCGCGGCAGGCCTGTGCCGTCAGGTCGAGTCATGCGCCACCCCCTGGGTCGAGCGGCCGGGTTCCGCAGTGAGTTCGTCACCGGCCGCCTCGATGCCGCCATAGATGGCGTCCAGCGCCGCCTTGTCGAAATCGGTCGGCACGCCGTCGAAGATCATGCGCCCATGGCGCAGGCCGACGATGCGCTCGGTGTAGGCCTTGGCCTGGGCGACGTTGTGGATGTTGATCAGTACCGGCAGCGAGAGCTCACTGGCCAGGCTCTGCAGCAGTTTCATGATCTGCTCGGAAGTGCGCGGATCGAGCGAGGCCGTCGGCTCGTCGGCGAGCAGGATCTCCGGCTCCTGCATCAGCGCCCGCACCACGCCGACCCGCTGGCGTTCACCGCCGGAGAGCTCGTCGGCACGCTTGTTGGCGTAGTGGGCGATGCCCACCCGCTCCATCAGCTGGAAGGCGCGCTCGATGTCGCTCTGCGGATAGCGCCGGGTGATCGCCTGGAACAGATTGACGTAGCCGAGCCGGCCGGCCAGCACGTTCTCCATCACCGTCAGCCGGTCGATCAGGTTGAAGCCCTGGAAGACCATGCCGATCTTGCGCCGGGCCCGGCGCAGTTCGCGCCCCTTGAGCGTCACCAGCTCGGTGCCGTTGAGCCTGATCGAGCCCGAGCTGGGTTCCACCAGGCGATTGATGCAGCGCAGCAGAGTACTCTTGCCGGCCCCGGAGGCACCGACGATGGAGACCACGCTGCTGCCCTCCACCGTCAGGTCGAGCCCCTCCAGCACCGGCTTGTCACGGCCGTAGCGCTTGACCAGTTGCGAAATCTCCAGCATTCATCGACCTCACTCACAGGGAAAGGAGCGCCCCCGACCGTGCCGGGGGCGCCGGGCGCTGCTGGCGTGGCGCGCCGGACTCACTCCTGTTCCAGGTCCTCGCGGGTGTAGCGCACGCCGTTGGCTTCCTGGATGGTGCGGATGACCTTCCAGTGCTCCTGGTAGTTGATGGGGATGAACTTCTCGACGCCCTCGAATTCATCGCCCAGCGCCGTGCCGGCGAAATCGAAGGAGAAGAAGGCCTCCTCGATCTTGTCGACCAGATCGGGATGCAGGTTGTGGGCATAGGTGTAGGAGGTGGTCGGGAAGCGGTCCGACTCGAAGATCATGCGCACCTCGTCCTCGTCGTAGAGGCCGCGCGCTGCCATGCGCTCGACCACTTCGGAGGCCACCGGGGCGGCGTCGTAGTCGCGGGCGACCACGCCCAGCATCGACTGGTCATGGCTGCCCGAGTAGACCACCTCGTAGTCCTCGTCGGGCACCACGCCGAGCTCGGGGAACAGCGCTCGCGGCGCCTGGTTGCCGGAGTTGGAGGTCGGCGAGGTATGCGCCACGCGCTTGCCCTTGAGATCCGCCATCTCCTCGATGTCCGAGTCGACATGGGTGTAGACCTGCAGGGTGTAGCCGAACTGGCCGTCGTCGGAGCCCATCAGGGCGAAGGGCACCGCCCCCGCCAGGTTGACGGCAAACGGCGTCGGCCCGGTGGAGAAGCCGGCGATGTGCAGCCGCCCGCTGCGCATCGCCTCGACCTGGGCCGAGTTGGATTGCACGGCGAAGAAGCGCACGTCGCGCCCGGTGACTTCCTGCAAGTGGTCGATGAAGGGCTGCCAGATGTCGGCGTAGATCGCCGGATCCTCCACCGGGGTGTAGGCAAATATCAGCGTATCGGGATCGACCCACTCGGATTCGTCGGCGGGTCGGTCGGCGACCAGGTCACCGTCCTCGTCGCAGTAGAGCGCATCCAGGGCGCCGCGCTGGCAATCGGACTGAGCCTGGGCCTGGGCGGACACCAGCAGGGCCAGCGGCAGCAGCGAGGAGAGGACCAGCATGGCGAAGGGGGAACGACCGAGCTTGTGGGAAGTTGTCATTGGCGTGTCTCTCTGTATCACTGTCATTATGTTGTTTTCAGCGACGGCGGGGGCGAGGACGCCCAGAGGATCCGCTCATCTGCTCGAAAGCGAACACGAAACCATCCGAATGATCGCAAACGAAACTAACCACCAATCTAGGTAGTATGACAAGACGATGTCAATTCGATTTCACTCGGCGCCGGGCCGGCGCCACAACCGCTACCTGCTGATGCGTCACGGCCACAGCCAGGCCAATGCCCGGCGCCTGATCATCAGCACCCCGGCCCGCGGCCTGGCGGATTATGGCCTTTCCGAGCAGGGCGAGGCACAGCTGGAAGCGCTGCTCGCCGACTGGCACTGGCCGGCACCCACCCGCATCCTGCATTCGGACTTCCTGCGCACTACCGAAACCGCCCGGCGAGTGGCCGCTCACTTCGGCCTCGAGCCGCAGCCCGAGCCGCGCCTGCGCGAGCGCGACTTCGGCGACCTCGAGGGGCTGGCCGACAGCCACTACCGGCGAGTCTGGGAGCATGACGCTCGCGATCCCGAACATCGCGAGTACGGCGTCGAGAGCACAGCCAGCGTCGCCGCTCGCATGCAGGGCGTGATCGCTTCGCTGGAGCAGGCGCTGCGGGGCGAAACCGTGCTGCTGGTGAGTCACGGCGACCCGCTGCAGATCATGCTGACCGCGCTGGAAGGCCGCCTGCTGACGGCGCATCGCGCCCGCGAGGCGCTGCTTCCGGCCAGCATCACTATGCTCGACTGAGCGAGGGAACGACGCGGCGGCTGACGCCCGGCGCCATCTGCGGTAGCATCGACGAGTCGGCAGGGAGGTCGGCCACTTCATCGTACTGCGATGCGCCAACGGGAGGACCCCGATGCGACAGTTCCTGTTTCCCCGCCGCCCGCTGTCCCGGGGGGTGCTGCTCTTCCTTCACCTGTTCCTGCAGCTGGGCCTGCTGTGCGCGGCCACGCTGTGGCTGCTGCCCCGTACGCCCTGGCAAGCCGCCATCGGCTGGGAGCAGGCATGGCCCGACCTGGCATTCGGCGCCGGGCTCTGGCTGGCGGCGGCGATCGTCCTGCGCCTGCTGATCGAGCTCTGCCTGCTGCCGCACCACCTGACCAGCCGCACCGGCTTCGCCCCGGGCGACGTGGTGACCCGCTCTTTCGAGCGCCGCCCGGCGGTGCACGACCGTCAGGCGGCCTGGACCAGTGAGGCACGCCCGGTGGAGACCGAGCCCAGCGTGCTGGGCAACGCGCGCGTGACGCGCCCCGCCGAGCCCCTCAAGCCCCAGGGCAGCGTGTGAGCCTGACCCAGCACCAGACGCCGCCGAGCCCGCGGGGCGCGGCGGGATCGACGGCTCCAGGCC
This portion of the Billgrantia sulfidoxydans genome encodes:
- a CDS encoding methyl-accepting chemotaxis protein; protein product: MHLRSIRQFVILLAGPCLLAVVVALVLYGLFSSARTQQTAETHTRELLEGAIDERLAVLADAEAGRIQRELEHALTLATQLADTNALMGQQDASGRRALSLSRRELSNLVRQTVVENPSLLDAFIGWEPDAFGRDALHADLGESDGYDGSGRFMPWWYRSGEGAVEVLPLGETMESTTLLASGVREGEYYLCPRETLAPCIIDPAPYEYGDETLLVTSFNVPVLVDGEFRGVAGVDLALDFIQALLLEANQTLYGGAGEMALIAGRGGLVAHTGDAGRLGAAASETFDAEVLGAIDRAREEGISVSLARDGMLERYQPFTIGASDAPWTLLIRLPEEAVMAELVALQEVMGEQRRADTLGMALVGLLLAALGLAALWWVGTRVSRPLRLLAERMREIASGNGDLTQRLPVRGRDESARLATQFNAFVDKIHDVLLDVRDSSESVRVAASEIASGGEDLSRRTERAAASLQQTSASMEQISATVEHTSASSREANGLSKTAAEVAQRSGETVGQVVDTMDEISRSSEQIGEIVKVIDGIAFQTNLLALNASVEAARAGEHGRGFAVVAGEVRQLATRSAEASRDIRALIDASTQRVANGTELVSRAGERMSELVASVNRVANMLGEISMAAGEQSDGIGQVSVAVADLDRTIQQNAALVEESTTAAERLSEQADRLAQVVGGFRLRER
- a CDS encoding host attachment protein, which translates into the protein MTTYIVVADAARARLFTRDALKLEERESLVHAEGRLHEGDLVTGTTGSVDESTSHTRRASRGDSVALDHEAEIFAKQIAERIYKARVDNSMDKLILVAPPRFLGVLRDKLDGPTSKLVIHTLDKDLSKAPLGDIQEAVSDMR
- the phnE gene encoding phosphonate ABC transporter, permease protein PhnE, producing the protein MVDHADALADRVWRRYDRKQRLIRYAVLLATVLVIYWAVRDIDIFWPWVWDAPNQISRLGARMWPPDPSRLAAIVNALLETVHIATLATALTIFIALPVSYIAAQNTTPNRACLWLGRFILVASRSVNTIIWALLFVAIFGPGVLAGILAIMFRSVGFIGKLMGEAIEEIDRRPVEAMEATGASKAKVIAYAIVPQVMPAFFAIVILRWDINIRESTVLGLVGAGGIGVILQGAIDTFAWPTVATILIAIVVLVLIGEAITSLLRGKVL
- the phnE gene encoding phosphonate ABC transporter, permease protein PhnE — its product is MTRPDGTGLPRTWRKPPFIANPALRYGLWLAATVYLVWALGSLPFNWERIGEGLPRAARIFGGGFPPSFERSGLLISGFKESFQIAILATLLGVALSIPFAVMAAKNVAPRPIYLFGRAVIIVSRSFHPVIVAILFVAAVGFGPLAGILTLTIYSIGFVGKLLAEEIEEIDWGQVEAMKAAGAGYLATLVYAVFPQILPRQVGLSMYQLDSNLRASAVVGIVGAGGIGGTLMNAFGRYDYDFAFAILLTIIAVILVSEGISGWVRKQIW
- the phnC gene encoding phosphonate ABC transporter ATP-binding protein; protein product: MLEISQLVKRYGRDKPVLEGLDLTVEGSSVVSIVGASGAGKSTLLRCINRLVEPSSGSIRLNGTELVTLKGRELRRARRKIGMVFQGFNLIDRLTVMENVLAGRLGYVNLFQAITRRYPQSDIERAFQLMERVGIAHYANKRADELSGGERQRVGVVRALMQEPEILLADEPTASLDPRTSEQIMKLLQSLASELSLPVLINIHNVAQAKAYTERIVGLRHGRMIFDGVPTDFDKAALDAIYGGIEAAGDELTAEPGRSTQGVAHDST
- the phnD gene encoding phosphate/phosphite/phosphonate ABC transporter substrate-binding protein codes for the protein MTTSHKLGRSPFAMLVLSSLLPLALLVSAQAQAQSDCQRGALDALYCDEDGDLVADRPADESEWVDPDTLIFAYTPVEDPAIYADIWQPFIDHLQEVTGRDVRFFAVQSNSAQVEAMRSGRLHIAGFSTGPTPFAVNLAGAVPFALMGSDDGQFGYTLQVYTHVDSDIEEMADLKGKRVAHTSPTSNSGNQAPRALFPELGVVPDEDYEVVYSGSHDQSMLGVVARDYDAAPVASEVVERMAARGLYDEDEVRMIFESDRFPTTSYTYAHNLHPDLVDKIEEAFFSFDFAGTALGDEFEGVEKFIPINYQEHWKVIRTIQEANGVRYTREDLEQE
- a CDS encoding histidine phosphatase family protein → MSIRFHSAPGRRHNRYLLMRHGHSQANARRLIISTPARGLADYGLSEQGEAQLEALLADWHWPAPTRILHSDFLRTTETARRVAAHFGLEPQPEPRLRERDFGDLEGLADSHYRRVWEHDARDPEHREYGVESTASVAARMQGVIASLEQALRGETVLLVSHGDPLQIMLTALEGRLLTAHRAREALLPASITMLD